The following are from one region of the Mangifera indica cultivar Alphonso chromosome 14, CATAS_Mindica_2.1, whole genome shotgun sequence genome:
- the LOC123195426 gene encoding uncharacterized protein LOC123195426 → MKVAVEILTGTLFYVQVENDATVADLKKEIESQQKLPCDRLILLLDDDESHLMMSQEQDEVSLVECGVRDGSHIYLFFNPLDDWSSQHLAFTLPDSLAGLP, encoded by the coding sequence ATGAAGGTGGCGGTGGAGATATTGACAGGAACACTCTTCTACGTTCAAGTTGAAAATGATGCGACGGTGGCTGATCTAAAGAAGGAGATTGAAAGCCAGCAAAAGCTCCCTTGTGACCGTCTGATTCTACTGCTGGACGATGATGAAAGCCATCTGATGATGAGCCAAGAGCAGGATGAAGTGTCTTTGGTTGAATGTGGGGTGAGAGATGGGTCTCATATCTACCTCTTTTTTAACCCTCTTGATGATTGGTCCTCCCAACATCTTGCTTTCACTTTGCCGGATTCTCTAGCAGGGTTGCCTTAG
- the LOC123195912 gene encoding peroxidase 39-like encodes MGRMNQFGIMVLSLLGLIVASQAQLQMGFYAKSCPKAEQIVLNYVKEHIPNAPSLAATFIRMHFHDCFVRGCDASVLLNSTTGNADAERDAPPNLTLRGFDFIDKVKSLLEEECPGVVSCADTLTLVARDSIVTTGGPFWNVPTGRRDGTISNITEATNNIPFPTNNFTTVFRLFNNQGLDLKDLVLLSGAHTIGIAHCTSFENRLYNFTGVGDEDPSLDSEYAATLRANKCRVLNDTTTKVEMDPGSRKTFDLSYYSLLVKRRGLFQSDAALITNSSSLALINQLLSGSEQNFFTEFATSMEKMGRINVKTGTTGQIRKRCALVNS; translated from the exons atgggAAGGATGAATCAATTTGGTATTATGGTGTTGAGTCTTCTGGGGTTGATAGTGGCAAGTCAAGCTCAATTGCAAATGGGATTTTATGCTAAGAGCTGTCCAAAAGCTGAACAGATTGTGCTTAACTATGTTAAAGAGCACATCCCCAATGCTCCATCACTAGCAGCAACTTTTATTAGAATGCATTTCCATGACTGCTTTGTCagg GGTTGTGATGCATCCGTGCTTCTAAACTCAACGACAGGCAATGCAGATGCTGAGAGGGATGCACCTCCAAATCTAACACTCAGAGGCTTTGACTTCATTGACAAAGTTAAGAGCCTTTTGGAAGAAGAATGCCCTGGTGTAGTTTCTTGTGCAGATACTCTTACTCTAGTTGCAAGAGACTCAATTGTCACCACA GGAGGTCCTTTTTGGAATGTTCCAACTGGACGTAGAGATGGGACGATCTCCAATATCACAGAAGCAACAAACAACATCCCATTTCCAACAAACAACTTCACCACTGTCTTCCGACTCTTCAATAATCAAGGACTTGATCTAAAGGACTTGGTTCTGCTATCTG GTGCCCACACAATCGGAATTGCTCACTGTACATCATTTGAGAACCGTCTGTACAATTTCACTGGAGTAGGCGATGAAGACCCGTCTCTTGATAGTGAATATGCAGCAACTCTGAGGGCAAATAAGTGCAGAGTTCTGAATGACACTACCACAAAAGTAGAGATGGACCCCGGGAGTCGCAAGACTTTTGACCTTAGCTACTACTCCCTTTTGGTTAAGAGAAGGGGTCTGTTTCAATCTGATGCTGCTTTGATTACTAACTCTAGCTCATTAGCTTTAATTAACCAACTGCTCAGTGGATCAGAGCAAAATTTCTTCACCGAATTTGCCACCTCTATGGAGAAAATGGGGCGAATCAATGTCAAGACTGGGACAACCGGTCAGATCAGGAAGCGATGTGCTTTAGTCAACAGCTAA
- the LOC123197035 gene encoding peroxidase 27-like, giving the protein MVFNQKLLSFFLLQLIHVLLVSILSNGQGLKLGFYQKTCPDAESIVKQVTHQHISLAPSLAAPLLRMHFHDCFVRGCDGSVLLNSTKNNQAEKDAGPNLSLRGFQFIDTVKSAVEKRCPGVVSCADILALVARDAVGVIHGPFWDVPTGRRDGRVSNASETASLPPFFANITLLKQMFAAQGLNEKDLAVLSGAHTIGTSHCSSFSNRLYNFTGKGGTDPSLDPNYIVHLKRKCKPNDTTTLVEMDPGSFKTFDEDYYTLVTKRRGLFQSDAALLNDNETRAYVKLQAATRGSTFANDFAVSMIKMGKIGVLTGNAGEIRKHCAFVN; this is encoded by the exons ATGGTTTTTAATCAGAAACTCCTATCATTTTTCTTGCTTCAACTGATTCATGTTCTTTTAGTCTCAATTCTCTCGAATGGGCAGGGCTTAAAGCTTGGATTCTACCAGAAAACATGCCCAGATGCCGAGTCCATTGTTAAACAAGTTACACACCAACACATTTCTCTTGCACCATCTCTTGCTGCTCCTTTGTTAAGAATGCATTTTCATGACTGTTTTGTTAGG GGATGTGATGGTTCTGTGCTTCTAAATTCTACCAAGAACAATCAAGCTGAGAAGGATGCAGGCCCCAACTTAAGCCTGAGGGGATTCCAATTTATTGATACTGTAAAATCCGCAGTAGAAAAGAGGTGTCCTGGTGTGGTTTCTTGCGCTGACATCCTGGCTTTAGTAGCTCGAGATGCAGTAGGAGTG ATACATGGACCTTTTTGGGACGTTCCTACTGGAAGAAGAGATGGAAGAGTTTCAAATGCCTCAGAGACAGCATCCTTACCACCATTTTTCGCTAACATAACCTTGCTAAAGCAAATGTTTGCAGCACAGGGCTTAAACGAAAAAGACCTAGCGGTCTTATCag GAGCCCATACTATTGGTACATCTCACTGCAGTTCCTTCTCCAATCGCTTGTACAATTTCACTGGCAAAGGTGGCACTGACCCTTCATTGGATCCTAATTACATTGTGcatttaaagagaaaatgcaAGCCTAATGACACTACAACACTTGTCGAAATGGATCCTGGAAGCTTCAAAACGTTTGACGAAGATTACTACACTCTTGTAACTAAACGAAGAGGGCTCTTCCAATCTGATGCAGCTCTTCTTAATGACAATGAGACTAGAGCTTATGTCAAACTTCAGGCTGCTACCCGTGGATCTACCTTTGCAAATGATTTTGCTGTATCCATGATTAAGATGGGGAAAATTGGCGTCCTCACAGGCAACGCCGGTGAAATCAGGAAACACTGTGCTTTTGTCAATTAA